From the genome of Denticeps clupeoides chromosome 4, fDenClu1.1, whole genome shotgun sequence, one region includes:
- the greb1l gene encoding GREB1-like protein isoform X1 yields the protein MGNSYAGQLKSARFEEALHNSIEASLRSSNGDPQPIFTQLYLDPDQYLSNIEDIKPKAELGLRSAEASGSVLVNSQTPNGTEEDENESDSSSPPLPYLQAPTPDGCCTVDGFCQAGKDLRLISMTTEAIDVPAGFELVGAKSPSIPEHILVCAVDKRFLPDENGKNALLGFSGNCIGCGEKGFRYFTEFSNHINLKLATQPKKQKHLKYYLVKNSQGALCKGPLICWKDCKTRQISSSASSSKPSSSSSLSSKENGGNSGQSSSPLSLSDSPPVRIQPTSTGLFGGPELSRECGFIKPLASSQGTKTLPIVPTALRVNGLTNAQGVEGRPALLSPTQVTHLGTPTHNYRPTEPGDSPASTAMSSGPPKKRHRSWHPTSLVPVPSTAVPVPAIRPLTCSSGPHLALSNPQPPSGSGVIQPQPITAGETVIIPDNLLSISGVRPVILIGQGTLPYFYGNVGDIVVSPLLVSCYKTSQLSEKTLENLGMTSSQLLSVETMILLTLQYLGRLGSEQIPLREEFEQIMVKAMLCGPAGTAVSPTQLPWLARLEASVSGGTVQVLVSHSSLGEGISEALRSLTEKPHQQCLPNYVVIICPSKMSGNEFCVLVIGKFQARSLAEGMLTTNEFLKEISYELITGKVSGLAAHFQSTSLGENLDKQLVKYQRRRKEQVIQPYQGDITDYIHSQEAAVMVPATETGMLDEMFQIHPPQLSVARSLLSQVCSIADSGSQSLDLGRFCKVDFLVLVPPSHVLVHQTARRIRQSGVLVDLGLEDACALQKPDKYVVRLDAEVHTKIEAFMRKVKQNPYTLFVLIHDNSHVDLTSALSGSVCHGELQGLADRVINCPEVLDAVNLLVLQVSCFPFTLQTQQSRISIHNEVTWPTFDSLGEPAHKDLVYFGLKDYSCSLQWGVASPILRSDDAFERMVNTLLERHPHLHSMVIRSYLLIQQYTEAMMALTAAPSLRDHVTPETLAMVEDLISAPGRDSSGRGLMLLVRVPSLQLAMLARERLEDARDKLGLQYRFAVLLGSPASELSLPSHFISRLRAWWGYNSEDWVPHTYEDLEGLPCIVILTGKDPLGETFPRSLKYCDLRLIDSSYLTRTALEQEVGLACTYVTQGVVPKQRRGGEGEQEEEKRMSAGDHGDPGDPDDGQMELERPHSNGSAVTRASGSLTENGVSSSGVPDTSQKPPLSSHSLCPTETGSSVMEETPITGTHSFCSSSSSSPSSSSTAQQRPSQSTQSPRGPVHPRVFPRTAVLSRAAYSLLAGGSVGQPSSVALLPHVDVTWTSPLRPPVPQHLGGVEHSLYYRQWTSARQHHADYEGSPTPHPRRLLLSGPPQAGKTGAYLQFLRILFRMLIRLLEVDVYDEEEIVDELAQPPEGAPSSSIKWPDVEYIRKLPFDLYPRDYKFRNTSPVYAENMPMNTKGVKSEGSTEDPAQRNTVSIRLSVFAAHNAFHHCEQCHHYCEASPASQISDCTFHAFTFCSSMLGEEVQLHFVIPKAKEPHFVFSQQGSHLESMRLPLLSDKDPGLLKSPIFTPTTGRQEHGLLNIFHAMEGAAHLHILVVKQYEMALYRKYWPNHILLVLPAMFNNSGVGAARFMIKELSYHNLELERNRQELLGVRRQDVWPFIVMMDDSCVLWNAYHPVQDNSVYVNYRGSPEVTNVSLKSVLQHIEATPKVSQYGVCGVRKWSSGLASQPLSAPFSRCHLHDLIMLNVDLTQNVQYDLNRYTCEEVDFNLRVNSSGLLLCRFNHFSIMKKHIPIGGLRDFHIKPKLMAMESPSPLSASQYICAPDSEHTLLAAPAHFLLERFLQSCSHRLFPKAVCNSSNPVLSINSYLNIGAEVAVCYMSSRPHSVNLDHQGLVFSGLLLYLCDSFVNSSLLKKFRFLKGATLCVICQDRSSLRQTIARLELEDEWQFRLRDEFQTANCSEDRPLYFLTGRHI from the exons ATGGGAAACTCATATGCAGGGCAGCTGAAGTCTGCCCGTTTTGAGGAGGCTCTCCATAACTCAATTGAGGCATCCTTGAGATCGAGCAATGGTGACCCACAGCCCATTTTTACTCAACTTTACCTGGATCCAGACCAGTATCTCAGCAACATAGAGG ATATTAAGCCCAAAGCAGAACTGGGCCTGAGGTCTGCTGAGGCTTCAGGGTCTGTTCTGGTCAACAGCCAAACCCCTAATGGAACAGAGGAAGATGAGAACGAGTCAGACAGCAGCAGTCCACCTCTACCCTACCTACAGGCTCCTACACCAGATGGCTGCTGCACTGTGGATG GGTTCTGTCAAGCTGGAAAGGATCTACGACTCATCTCCATGACAACAGAGGCAATTGATGTTCCAGCTGGGTTTGAGCTGGTGGGTGCAAAGTCTCCCAGCATCCCAGAGCATATTTTGGTCTGTGCGGTGGACAAGCGCTTCCTGCCAGATGAGAATGGGAAAAATGCACTTTTAG GTTTTTCTGGAAACTGCATCGGCTGTGGGGAAAAGGGTTTCCGCTACTTCACTGAGTTCTCCAACCACATCAACCTGAAACTGGCCACTCAGCCCAAGAAGCAGAAGCACTTAAAGTACTACCTGGTGAAGAATTCTCAGGGTGCTCTGTGCAAAGGACCCCTCATCTGCTGGAAAG ACTGTAAAACCAGACAGATTTCCAGCAGTGCTTCATCCTCCAAGCCTAGCTCTTCTTCTTCATTAAGCAGCAAAGAGAACGGGGGCAACAGTGGCCAGAGCTCTTCTCCATTGTCCCTTTCAG ACTCTCCTCCTGTCCGGATCCAGCCCACCTCCACTGGGCTTTTCGGCGGTCCAGAACTGTCCAGAGAATGTGGCTTCATAAAACCTCTGGCATCATCACAGGGCACCAAAACATTGCCTATAG TTCCTACAGCACTGCGGGTGAATGGCCTAACTAATGCCCAGGGTGTTGAGGGGCGGCCCGCTCTGCTCAGCCCGACCCAGGTTACACATCTGGGCACGCCGACCCACAACTATCGTCCCACAGAACCAGGTGACAGTCCAg CCTCCACAGCCATGTCCTCAGGACCCCCGAAGAAGCGTCACCGAAGCTGGCACCCCACATCTCTGGTCCCTGTTCCATCCACTGCAGTACCTGTTCCAGCCATCCGGCCCCTGACGTGCAGCTCCG GTCCTCATCTGGCCCTGTCCAATCCACAGCCTCCCTCAGGGTCAGGGGTTATACAGCCCCAGCCTATTACAGCTGGAGAGACTGTTATCATCCCAGACAACCTGCTCAGTATCTCTGGAGTCCGGCCAGTCATCCTAATCG GTCAAGGCACTTTGCCATACTTTTATGGCAATGTTGGGGATATCGTAGTGAGCCCCCTACTGGTGAGCTGCTATAAAACCAGCCAGCTATCGGAGAAGACCCTGGAAAACCTGGGAATGACAAGCAGCCAGCTGCTCAGTGTGGAAACCATGATCCTGCTGACCCTGCAGTACCTCGGACGACTAG GTTCTGAGCAGATCCCCCTGCGTGAGGAGTTTGAGCAGATCATGGTCAAGGCCATGCTGTGTGGCCCCGCAGGAACCGCTGTGTCCCCCACACAACTACCCTGGCTGGCCCGTCTCGAAGCTAGCGTCTCCGGTGGCACAGTGCAGGTTCTGGTTTCCCACAGTTCTCTTGGGGAAGGCATTTCAGAGGCACTGCGTTCCCTGACTGAGAAGCCGCACCAACAGTGTCTACCCAACTACGTGGTCATCATCTGTCCCTCCAAGATGAGCGGCAATGAGTTCTGCGTGCTGGTGATTG GAAAGTTCCAGGCACGCTCTCTGGCAGAGGGCATGCTGACCACCAACGAATTCCTGAAGGAAATCAGTTATGAACTCATCACAGGAAAAGTCAGTGGCCTGGCTGCTCATTTCCAGAGCACATCATTAG GAGAAAATCTGGATAAACAGCTGGTCAAATACCAGCGGCGGCGTAAGGAGCAGGTTATCCAGCCCTATCAAGGTGACATTACAGACTACATCCACTCACAAGAAGCAGCTGTCATGGTACCAGCTACAGAAACAG GCATGCTGGATGAAATGTTCCAGATCCACCCCCCTCAGTTGAGCGTGGCTCGCAGCCTTCTGTCCCAGGTCTGTTCCATTGCTGACTCTGGCAGTCAGAGCCTAGACCTGGGCCGCTTTTGTAAAGTGGACTTTCTGGTCCTGGTTCCCCCTTCCCATGTGCTGGTGCACCAGACAGCCCGACGCATTAGACAGTCAG GTGTTTTGGTGGATCTGGGTTTGGAAGATGCCTGTGCCCTTCAGAAACCAGACAAATACGTGGTGCGGCTAGATGCTGAAGTTCACACCAAAATTGAGGCCTTTATGCGAAAGGTCAAACAGAACCCCTACACACTTTTTGTCCTTATACATGACAATTCTCATGTCGACTTGACCAG TGCCctttcaggttctgtgtgtcACGGTGAGCTGCAAGGCCTGGCTGATCGTGTGATCAACTGCCCCGAGGTGCTGGATGCAGTCAACCTGCTGGTGCTGCAGGTCAGCTGCTTTCCCTTCACCCTGCAGACACAGCAGTCCCGCATAAGCATCCACAACGAGGTGACATGGCCCACGTTTGACAGCCTG GGGGAGCCCGCTCACAAGGACCTGGTTTATTTTGGGCTGAAGGACTACAGCTGCTCATTGCAGTGGGGTGTGGCTAGTCCCATACTCCGCAGTGACGACGCATTTGAGAGGATGGTTAACACCTTACTTGAGAG GCACCCCCACCTCCACAGCATGGTAATCCGCAGTTACCTGCTGATCCAGCAGTACACTGAGGCCATGATGGCCTTGACAGCAGCTCCGTCACTGCGGGACCATGTGACCCCTGAGACCCTGGCCATGGTGGAGGACCTGATCAGTGCTCCAGGGCGGGACAGTTCAGGCCGTGGACTCATGCTGCTGGTGCGTGTCCCCTCACTGCAGCTGGCCATGCTGGCCCGAGAGAGGCTGGAGGACGCCCGTGACAAGCTGGGCCTGCAGTACCGGTTTGCCGTGCTGTTGGGGAGCCCCGCTTCTGAGCTCAGTCTGCCCAGCCACTTCATCAGTCGTCTCAGG GCCTGGTGGGGCTATAACAGCGAGGACTGGGTCCCACACACATATGAAGACCTTGAGGGACTACCCTGCATTGTCATCCTCACAGGGAAAGATCCACTGGGGGAGACTTTCCCAAG ATCTCTGAAGTACTGTGACCTGCGACTGATCGACTCCAGCTATCTCACCCGTACAGCTCTGGAGCAGGAGGTGGGGCTGGCCTGCACTTATGTGACGCAGGGGGTGGTTCCAAAACAaagaaggggaggggagggggagcaggaagaggagaagcGCATGAGTGCTGGTGACCATGGTGACCCCGGTGACCCTGACGATGGTcagatggagcttgagaggccACACAGCAATGGAAGTGCCGTCACCAGAGCCTCAG gcTCTCTCACTGAGAATGGTGTCAGCTCCTCTGGAGTTCCAGACACTTCCCAGAaacctcctctctcctcccacTCTCTGTGCCCAACAGAGACAGGCAGCTCTGTTATGGAGGAGACTCCAATCACCGGTACCCACTCCTTCTGCTCgtcatcctcttcctccccctcatCCTCCTCAACAGCCCAGCAGCGTCCCAGCCAATCCACCCAATCCCCGCGTGGGCCTGTTCATCCTCGCGTTTTCCCTCGGACAGCAGTCCTCTCCCGGGCAGCTTACTCCCTGCTGGCGGGGGGGTCTGTAGGTCAGCCCAGCTCGGTGGCCCTGCTGCCCCATGTTGACGTCACCTGGACCAGTCCTTTGCGCCCACCAGTTCCCCAGCACCTGGGTGGAGTGGAGCATTCACTGTACTATCGACAGTGGACATCTGCACGTCAGCATCACGCTGACTATGAGGGATCCCCTACACCCCACCCCCGTCGTCTTTTGCTCAGTGGACCACCACAG GCAGGGAAAACGGGGGCCTACCTCCAGTTTTTGCGCATTCTGTTCCGAATGCTGATTCGACTGTTGGAGGTGGATGTGTATGACGAGGAGGAGATAGTGGATGAACTTGCACAACCACCCGAGGGTGCTCCCTCTAGCAGCATAAAGTGGCCTGATGTGGAGTACATTCGGAAACTGCCATTTGACCTCTACCCCCGTGACTACAAATTCAGAAACACCAGCCCAGTTTATGCTGAGAACATGCCCATGAACACAAAAG GAGTGAAATCAGAGGGCAGTACTGAAGATCCAGCTCAGAGGAACACAGTGTCTATTCGACTGAGTGTGTTTGCTGCCCACAATGCCTTTCATCACTGTGAGCAGTGCCACCACTACTGTGAAGCCAGTCCTGCCTCTCAG ATCTCTGACTGCACCTTCCATGCTTTCACCTTCTGCTCCTCCATGTTGGGAGAAGAGGTGCAGCTTCACTTTGTGATCCCTAAAGCCAAGGAGCCACACTTTGTCTTCAGTCAGCAGGGCAGCCATCTGGAGAGCATGCGGTTGCCGCTCCTCTCAGACAAG gacCCTGGCCTGCTGAAAAGCCCCATCTTCACACCAACCACAGGCCGGCAGGAGCACGGCCTACTCAACATCTTCCATGCCATGGAGGGAGCCGCCCACCTGCACATCCTGGTGGTCAAGCAGTATGAAATGGCCCTCTACAGGAAGTACTGGCCCAACCACATCCTGCTGGTGCTTCCGGCCATGTTCAACAACTCaggagtgg GGGCTGCACGTTTCATGATCAAGGAGCTCTCCTACCACAacctggagctggagaggaacAGACAGGAGCTGTTGGGGGTCCGCAGACAGGACGTCTGGCCCTTCATTGTCATGATGGATGATTCCTGTGTGCTGTGGAATGCCTACCACCCAGTGCAGGACAATTCTGTGTACGTAAATTACAG AGGTTCTCCAGAGGTCACTAATGTGTCTCTGAAGTCTGTGCTGCAGCACATAGAGGCCACGCCCAAGGTCTCTCAGTATGGAGTGTGCGGGGTACGCAAGTGGAGCAGCGGCCTGGCATCCCAGCCGCTCTCTGCCCCTTTCTCACGGTGCCACCTCCATGACCTCATCATGCTCAACGTGGACCTGACACAGAACGTCCAGTACGACCTCAACCG ATACACTTGTGAAGAGGTGGACTTTAATCTGAGGGTGAACAGCAGCGGCCTGCTGCTCTGCCGCTTCAACCACTTCAGTATTATGAAGAAACACATTCCCATTGGAGGCCTCAGAGACTTCCATATCAAACCCAAACTCATG GCTATGGAGAGCCCAAGTCCTCTCAGCGCCTCTCAGTACATCTGCGCCCCAGACAGCGAGCACACACTGCTGGCTGCTCCTGCTCACTTCCTGCTAGAGAGGTTTTTGCAGAGCTGCAGCCACCGCCTCTTTCCGAAGGCTGTCTGCAACAGCAGCAACCCGGTGCTGTCCATCAACAGCTACCTCAACATTGGTGCAGAG gTGGCTGTATGTTACATGAGCTCTCGACCTCATTCTGTAAACCTGGACCATCAAGGCCTGGTTTTCAGTGGCCTGCTGCTCTATCTGTGCGATTCCTTTGTAAACTCCAGCCTCCTTAAAAAATTCCGCTTCCTAAAAG gaGCTACACTTTGTGTAATCTGCCAAGACCGTAGTTCCCTTCGGCAGACCATTGCGCGTCTAGAGCTGGAAGACGAGTGGCAGTTCCGCCTGCGTGACGAGTTTCAGACAGCCAACTGCAGTGAAGACCGCCCACTTTACTTCCTGACCGGCCGTCACATCTGA